The Lactuca sativa cultivar Salinas chromosome 2, Lsat_Salinas_v11, whole genome shotgun sequence genome includes the window tttggattggtttggaCTATTAGAAAGCATAGGGGCACAACCCATTTTTTTAATGTCTAGGCCTAATATGCATAATAAGATATAGGTCATTTACACTTCTAATAAAAAATTCAGTTGGGAGGGGGAGGgagtgatatgtgcatatttaactTTATAATCcatgcttatgtctaatacttttagTTACAGTTAtgattattttgggacaaaagatgtttattatatttaaaatatgTTTTGTGGCAGTGAAGGCTTGTTCGGGACAAAAAGGAAGCATATGAGGAGCTAGAAGCAGGAAACGAGAGCTAAAAAAAGAATAAGAAAAGAAGATTGAAGACCACGTTCGTGGTGTTCTCCAACACGACGTGGTCTATGTAAGGTTCGCGATCAATCAGATGACTTGGCTAATACGAGATAAACTCGAGGACCACTTCGTGGTGGCAGTCAACCACAACGTGGTGATCATATTTTGACAATTATAAAATCCCGGacattaggtcaaaattagagaGAGAGTCATTCAGTTTTATGAGGTAAATTTCGACTAACAATCCCTAGAAACCCAGAAGAAGACCGAAAATCAAGTGGAGCTCAAGGATGGAAGAAGATTTAGAAGAATTCCACATTGATCTAGTTGGTTTGATTATCATACTTATGTCTAGCTTATTTTACATGGATCTATTGTGTTTTTCTGCTACAATGAGAGGCTAAAAACTTTTACTTCTCTTtggtgaagatgaacttgatccatATGTGTTGATTTCGATATTTGGATGATCATATTTgattttacttgtgtttgataTATAAACCCTAGCATGTTTAGTTCTAGTTTATATTACTTATAAATCAGATTTTGTGTGTTAATTGATCATATTAATTGCATGAATTAGTCTATttattgtttatgatcattaaataatTAGAGCTAGTATTAATCACATATTAGTTTAAGTAATTAAAGCTAGTAACTTTAATTGTGTTAGAGAGCATAATTAATATTAATTGGTGCTTTGTTGCTTAACTTGATCATAGGAGAGTAACTATAATCATTCATAGTCCAATTGTGCTTAATATCAATTTGGTGTTTAACTTATGCATGATCATTGATTGTTAATTCATAAATTGGTAAGGCCTATATATTTGGTCATAATAGGATCGTTTTTATATGGTGTTAGGTGTTGTCAATTTGATCAAGAACTTTGTAAGCTTTGGCGTGAAGACGAAACAGTTTCATCCACGAGTAGTGGGTGACCTTGGTACCATCTAGGGTTCAAGTTTTAGTTTGAATATATTTCACAGTGTATGCTGGGTTTAAGGTTGTGGCCTTCACTTCGCTTGAACCAACATCATATTTGCCCATGATGATCTGTCGAACAAGAAAGAGGAAGACAGGGGATTAAAGAACTGAGAAGGGGTCGAGACAAAGTTTTAGCTCTTGAGTGAACGTAGATTAGCCGCCGGTTTTAGGGTTCTACTGCTCTCATACCATAAAAGTGATTATGATATCGTGAACCAATATCGTTGTTTGTTGATAATCAATGCCATATATGTAGGGAAAAATACAATGCAATAAAGCCATTAGGGAGATAAATACCAAAAAAAACAATCAAATATTGACAGCTATATATCTCTTAAAGATACTTACAACTCATAAATATAATCGGCTAAGAGTTGGGGGTTAAATTTATTGCTTTGATTGGCATCATCTCAGTTACCAAAACCGCCACGTTATCTTTGCTATTAAAATTGTCAAATCAAAATTATTGGTTAGCCTTATAATTTTATTGAGAAATTAAATTGTTTTCTACTTTTTATGCCTAtaaatgttcctacccaataaaattatgacaagtgtcatcattccatattttttaattaactcattctatattaggaatatatatcaaataaaattaaattgaatgatgatttgtcataattttaatgagtaaaaataattataagaCATAAAAAGTAGGAGACAATAAAATATGTtacgtttttcaaaaaaaacttaCCGAACAAAATTTTTAATGTCGTTTAATTTCTTAATGGATCTCTAATGGTTACAGTCAACAATAAGAACTCAATGAAAAGTCAAGTATTTATCTGTTGTTTAAATCAGGAATCAGGATAGTGTAGTTGTCGGTTGGTATATGTTTTACCAGTCAATTATTTATATGGAAGTCCAAAAAGAAAAAGTcatagtcttttttttttttaaataaatcatcaATAGTTATTGAAATTAATCAAGAGAAGTTATCGATTAATATCGATAAAGGGGACTAAAACAGTTCTTATTGTAGATATTTCATGGAAAATATCgaaaaaaatcaaaagttaagCCATTTAATTAATCAAGACAAACAAATTATAGAAGCCCAGAAAAATGGAAAGTGTAGCTGGGTAGGTGCTTTCTCTTCAATTTCTGACGATCTTACCCATCTAACTTGCCGTTTCTCATCGCGTCCTGAGCGCGTagtaaaaaatgagttttttattctttttcaattTATTAATTTCCGTGTTCATCTCGAGCAAGTCAACTCCGATATATACATGTATCATGGTAAATGCAAAACTGGGAGGTAAGAAGGGATctgtgaagaagaagaaaaatgaaGGGAAGTTATGATTACTACAAAGTATTCGGCTTTAATCGGAAGTTCAAGATTACTGAACGACGGCCGCCGCCGGACGTGATCGACGCATTCAGTTTGTGCACCAACAGGGAGTTGCAAATGTCGCCGGATCAGTTCCGGCGGTTCTTGATGGAGTTTCAGGGAGAAGAAGATGTCGCAATCGATGATGCAAAACAAAAAATGGAGCAAGCGCTGCACCACTTCCGACCCAACTTCACACGCTGCTCTTTCACTATTGATGATTTCTTCAAATACCTGTTCCTCGATGACCTTAATGGACCCATCACATCTCAGGTGTGTGAAAGATTTAACACTTGTCTTTATACGATTTATAGTAATTCACGAACCCCACTTTAATTTTTCCCATTTTAGTAATTCAGTTCACTGGTAGTTGAGAATCAAACAATTTCATTTCAACTAAAAAGGGATAGTAAAGTAATGCTACAATCTTGGACTAGGATTGGATAATTTTAGGTTTTTTTAACACGTATTTTTTTCAGGTACACCATGATATGACTGCGCCATTGCAACATTACTTCATATATACAGGCCACAACTCGTACCTTACAGGAAATCAGCTCAACAGCGATTGTAGTGAAGTACCAATCATAAAAGCTCTTCGAAGAGGCGTGAGGGTAATCGAGCTCGATTTATGGCCAAATAGTTCAAAAGACGGAATTCATGTTCTTCATGGGAGGACTATGACAACTCCGGTTGATCTTTACAAATGTTTGAAGTCCATTAAAGAGCATGCTTTTGTGAGTTCTCCTTATCCAGTAATCATAACTTTAGAAGATCATCTTACAGCGAATCTTCAGGCTAAAGTTGCTGAGGTTAGATTTGGAATTCTTTTTGATGTCCTTTTTATGGGGTTTAAAATACTTACAAACTGTTTATGGATCTTTTTAGATGGTCACTGAAATTTTTGAAGATGTACTTTACTGCCCTGAGGCAGGAGGTAATGATGAATTCCTTTCACCTGATGCGTTAAAGCATCGTATCATTCTTTCAACAAAACAACCAAAAGAGTACCTTGAATCCAAGCTGGATTCGGGTGAAGAAGAGCTGTTTGGGGTGGAAGAGACACCATCCGACTTAAAAAACGAAACAGCAACTGAAGAAGTGGTGAGCTaactggattttttttttttttgaagattctTGATTTGATCTGGTTTGTAATGGGTCAAATCAACAGTTGTCCAAATTTGTTGCCATTGACTTCGATGATGAAGAAAATGAAGATTTGGAAAATGAGAAGCTGGGACAGAAAGCAGTTGTTAAGTACAACCAACTGATT containing:
- the LOC111901282 gene encoding LOW QUALITY PROTEIN: phosphoinositide phospholipase C 6 (The sequence of the model RefSeq protein was modified relative to this genomic sequence to represent the inferred CDS: substituted 1 base at 1 genomic stop codon) is translated as MQNWEVRRDLXRRRKMKGSYDYYKVFGFNRKFKITERRPPPDVIDAFSLCTNRELQMSPDQFRRFLMEFQGEEDVAIDDAKQKMEQALHHFRPNFTRCSFTIDDFFKYLFLDDLNGPITSQVHHDMTAPLQHYFIYTGHNSYLTGNQLNSDCSEVPIIKALRRGVRVIELDLWPNSSKDGIHVLHGRTMTTPVDLYKCLKSIKEHAFVSSPYPVIITLEDHLTANLQAKVAEMVTEIFEDVLYCPEAGGNDEFLSPDALKHRIILSTKQPKEYLESKLDSGEEELFGVEETPSDLKNETATEEVLSKFVAIDFDDEENEDLENEKLGQKAVVKYNQLIGIHTAKAKNGLRKALRVGSGRGKRLSLSEQTLERAASLYGTDLVRFTQKNILRVFPKGTRVTSTNFRPLAAWMHGAQMVAFNMQGYGKSLWMMHGMFRSNGGCGYVKKPDFLMNRGPNDEVFDPKATLEVKITLRVKVYMGDGWRMDFSQTHFDAFSPPDFYTKMYMVGVPGDVTKKKTRIIKDDWIPIWDEEFTFPLTVPELALLKIVVREHDVSEKDDFGGQTCLPVSEIKTGIRTVPLHNKKGDKFDHVKLLMRFQFE